DNA from Megachile rotundata isolate GNS110a chromosome 8, iyMegRotu1, whole genome shotgun sequence:
tgccTTAAAAATTCTGCatctcattttatttattatgttatgttaaatttattaaaatgattaGGCAGCGTAGAACATTTGgagaatatcaaatttcaacgGTATATAtgtaaaacaattaaaaacttcTTTTAGATGAtatataatagtaaaaaatgGGACTTTTATGATAAATACGTAATGCTTTGAATTTCGTGTATCGATTACACGTGCTATAAGAACCAGGATATCGCGCAAATCCCTAACGTCGTACAGCCAGAGTCGTATTTTGATACAAGTCGCGTTGGGAATATACAATGTCGAATATAATTGAAAGCGTATCTCTGATTTCGATCCAATAAGCGTAATACCTCGAGTAAGTTGCGTGCGTGACTATTTTTATATGGAGGGGAAAAAATGAATGGAATGGTATATCTTCGATTtataaatctccaaagttcatataattcatatttctacattcctaaatttctaaactttgaaattttaaaagtaccgaaataaattttgatgttATCACTCTTCCAAGttatctaatttccaaatttccaactttctaaacttttaagtttgatattccaatatttctatatttctaaatttgcaaattaaaaataatattctttttaaaCACAACTTacctaaaacttgaaaataacttATTTCCTCCCCAAAAAGTGTCAtggaagaataaataaaacacACGAAATAGCTATAAAaggtatttattgtattttgttaGCCTATAGTAACATCGATTTGTCATCGATTTATTATAGTCACACACCGGATACATTTACAGTCTATTGTAAATAGTTTGTCATTATTATACTATGTGTAACACTGAACAGAACATGTGAgctattaaacattttaaactaaaaattgttcgtgtacaaatgtacagttatgtataacgagatttttaacgaatttttaaCTGAAACAAAAAGATGTCACGATAACAAACATCATAACGATACTCAAAGATCGTCGAGTATTGTACGAATCGACCTGTCGCAAAAATACATCaatgaaaatatcatttatCATTAAATAAATGGCTTCTTTATTTCTTATAATACATTTTGCGAAACATGTGTGACTAATAAAAGTGGAGGATACGAAGCAGTATATAAATGGGTTCGAAAAGCATATAGAAATATCAAAGGAGCAAATGGCTTAAGCATTGATAATTTGTGAGACATACCTAAGAGTaattatgaacaaaattgtcaaatcaatttgatttgttaatacttttgCTATTAGAGTAATTTACTTTCAGCTCGTTGTTAAATAGGAGCGGAATAAGCAGGGCTGGTACGAATATTTTGGGAACCCGATACCAAAATTGTAAAGAGACAAAAGACACATTTCAACATTAGAACATTCAAAGTTTGAGATGATtcaaatttgcaacattttaGGTTTAGAACCTGTCTAGTTTGAAATGCTTCAAATTTAGAACAAATCAAGtttgaaacatttcaaatttagaatgcAAAGTTTAGGAAACTTAAATATGCAATGCATCAAATTTGAAATGCTACAAGTTTGAATCGCTTCAAGTTTAGAATGCTTCAAGTTCAAATTGTATCaattttgaaagatttttaagtttgcaatgCTTCAAACTTGGAAtgcctaaaaatttagaatacttTAAACTTATATTACAGTACTTGCAACTCTAAATGTTTAAAGCTTACATTTGAAACTCAATCACTTACAAATTCTGTAAGTTCCAAAACATATGATACAATTTATGTATAGTCccattaaatttataatgaactttttatgaattattgggcattttaaagcaattattTAGATTATTTGTAACGTTCTAAAATCTATCTCGCACCAACCCTGGAAATATATCCTGAacttctaaaaatgcaaaattatttgtTCGTTCGAGGCACTCTTACGTCTCACCACCGATTTCAATATGCGACTGTTGcgattaatatatgtatatgtatatcgttATATTACATTGAGAAAGTCATAAAAGTGATtaaatctaataattaaaatttatcgtTCATCACGATCGACAATAAAACAATGTCATTTGTAATCTTCACGGGTTTTATAGTGTATTTGATTACAGTACATTtaacatttctttttttctattataGAACATATAACATActgtataaaaaaaagaagttaTAATACGTATATAACTTGTTAGAGCGAcataatgtgaaaatttgtagtgtctgaataataatttttaactgcgTAACACCTCAACACAAAAACAGTTAGATGATTAAAAACTTTGTAGCAAATAAATTTGTTACGCACAGATGAATATAAACAATTCTGTGAGCAATTTATTTGCCAATTATAGTGCTCTGAAACTGCTAAAAACAAAAGTTCTGTCCATGACAATTAACAGTTTATAACATTGAGATGTTACGCTTTTCCAAAAACATCTCGTACGTAACAGAATATCTTAATGAAATTTCGGTTTTATCACAATTGATCGAAATTTTGATGTATTTAACAATAAGAGATTCCGTGGAATCCATtgtataaaatacttttaatacatcagtaatatgcctaataggcttaacttttaaactttgtacattttacaaaatttctttgaATGATGCGAACTTAATTCTCTCTAACATTTGGTCGAGTCACAGTTGAAAATACACTATAATTATCTCATTTATACTTTAACATTAGATTCTAAAATATTCAATGACAAGTTGTAATAAACTTGTGTCTAGAAAAAATTGTGTacgaaatatttcttttttttttaatcttttatatatatacacttaaatttctaacttataGGCCACTAGTCTGTGCAAAGAAATACTTCCAAGAAGTTGCTTACAAACGAAGGAACGAAAATGTTTTCTCAACCTTTTCTTTTGAATCGGAAGAAGCCTTCTCATGAAAACAAATATTAGAAACAGTAGTTACCAATTGGTACAGAAACAAATATCAAACGATGAGTCTTTACATTTGATTTTCTATTGCGATATCTAATTCAAACGGAACAAAGATACAGTAACTAATACATAAAATGTTGATTATTGGTATCCTTTGACAACTGCTATTATGAGtaatatacttatataatatttacaatggTGTCTGTCTAGGAATTACCTATGAACATTGTGTGCTTAATCTATTTAAAGTTAACAATGTTATTTTGAATTGTCAGATAACTTCAactgaaataagaaaattttatttcagtatgtaACAAATAAGTCAGTGAAACATATTAGCGTTTAATCTTCtttaagaaaaaagaagaaatgatgtatgtttgtattctTAGTTAACTGTTGTTTGAAGAATTCAATTTTatcgtataattaaaaatttgtttcttttgAAAGTGAAAGCTTTAGAATACTTAAATAGCAGGAGTTGAAATTGTTTCACAATGGTTATAACATAGATGTAAGATAATGGAATAACAACTAGACAATAGAAATCCGAAGtcacaaagaaaaagaaaacaattacTCTTTTAATAAATACGTACAATATGCTAAGTGTGCAAACAAATATTCATAATGCAATACTATTAACGAAATTTTTGcgaaagtttatttataaatatgaaaaaagtCACGGTATTAATATTGAGTCTATTGGTGAAAACCGATATATGGtcacaaataatattaataataaatattatacatgcaaattataaatgaatcaataaacaattatttcagttttaaattttttcttgGTTTATCATTACCTTAGCGCTCATGGATTCATAGAACGCTTGCAAAAGATCTTGCTGGCTAAGTTTCAAACTAATTGCTTTGAACAGCTTCAATAAATCCTGTTTAGagttcaattgttcaatatGCTTAATAGCAAATTGGGAAGACCACAGTTTTTCAAAAACATCCTTTGTAACAAGAGAAGATTGACATTCCAAAGCCTGCGCTATATCATTTGTGCTGTTATTTTGCAGAGCTATGTCTAAAACAACACGCGATGGGATAAGTTCTTCGTTCGCCACCGTATGACTGATGATTAGATCCATTGGCATTCTTTTTAGCATAGCGTTCAGGCTGGACAACTCTGTCATAGGTTCTCTTATGCCCTCCTGTTCTTCATCCTTTAGCTTTTTCGATAACATTTCAGCAAGTTCAGAAGATgtacattttttacaaattgcATCTTTGACCTCAGCAAAATCAAGAATGTCCAAACAATCACTGACTTGTATCTTCTTTTTGTAAGCGTTTAATACTTTGATAAAGAACTGTTTGTCACTACTAAAAATGTCAGGTAGTCGAAGCAAAACTTTATTCACTCCACATGCACGACACGCCGCCTTCAATGTCACTTCGGTACAATTCTTTACATTCTCGGCGCCAAGCATTCTTATGGTCTCTTTTTCCAATTCTATTTGCGGTATATGTTTCATTTTGTTCTAAAGCAAAAATTGTATTTCTTTTCACTAGCGTTTTCACTGacaataaaatgtattacgTACAAAATTGAATGCACTTACTTTGTATTGCAGAAGAATTCTTTCTGGGGTACATCTTCTGACTGCGCTTTCCAATACCAAGTTAACATCTATCTCATCCAAAAGATCTTCCAAAGCCATTTGTGCTGCGACAGATCTTGTGGTTTTTTGTACTTCTGGTTTGTGTGAACAAACGGAATTGTTAGCAGTACAAGTTTCAGTAGGTTTCGCAGAAGACCCTACAGAGGCTCCACTTGTAGCAGCAAAACTAAGATTTCCCAAAGGTTCCAATGCAACAGCTGATACCACAGATGATATTGGCAAAGTTATCATTGGCCTAgacaaaaataacattttattaatgtgTAGTTATATTGAATACAAAAAGATTCCCTTAACATGATCTACGTATACATCATTAGAACAAATAACATAACGCTGAGAAACCAAAAGAGAAGTCATGTTAAGCGAACAAGAATGTTTCAGCAAAAGTGAAGTAGGATACTTATAACATACTTGGCTACCACATGTGATGAATTTTGAGctgagacagaaacagacgacGATTTTCCTCCCAGGACAGATTTGTACGAAACCTGCGAATATATTGAAGAAACATCTATTGCAGGTACGTTCAAAGATTCATCTAAAATGGATTCTGACATTTTCTTAGATATTTCAGATGTTTTCTTGTCAGTAATAATAGGACTGCTAGAAACCTTACAAGAACCTGGTTGGCTAAATTGATCTATAAACTTATTTTGTATTGACTCAGGAATTGCCTGTGACTGATTTTGCGGCACTACATTCTCTATAGATACAGGTGgtgtattaatatttacagaAGGGGAAACGTTAGAATTTTCTACGTtttttctcgtttcttttgCAACGTAAGTTTTCTCGAAAGATTTCAAAACATTTTTTACTAATTCAATTTTTGAAGAACCCTTTACGGGAATCCTATTTATTTCACGCTCAGATAATCGTGCAAGGTCACCAACAGTTACAATATTTCTACTTGCAAAATATGCGGTCAAATGTCGTACCCAAAGAGGATTAGTCAAGTGTTGGACGATAGAGCTTATAGATTCGTGACACAATATCAACGTCGGATATATTGGATGAACAGAATTTAGCGACTCCGGATTTGGAGTTTTCACATGATATTCACTTGTACTTTGACTATCTTGGCTCAAAGGTAAACTTCCAAATACTGAGTCCGTAACTGGTAAGGTATCTTGCTCTTGTATATTATCTGCTGTTTGTGTACTAGTTCTTATTAGGTTTCCACAGAAAATTTCATCTGAATTTACTGAAGAATTTAATCTTGTGAGATTCTCTGCGTCTAATGTATCTTCTAAGTTTTCAGCGTTTGTGTACCCGTCGAGGGAACGATTCGTTATCGATTCTTTTGATGCATTAAGCTTAAGAGAACCTAATGAACTATTTTGAATAGAAATATTCTGCGTATCATTTAGGCTACTATCAACACTGTTTTCGGTAATATTATGCTTTACATCTGTTCCGTTAAATATATCATCTTGAGTAACCGACTCGTTGAGTTCAGTCTTTTCTAAACTGACGTTAGAACTACCCGATGCATCTAGTACCtgatttactttatttttctcTACTTTATTTACAGACGTTGAGATTGCATTCTTAGAAAATGTCGAATcttgagaaatttcaaattcagtaTTTAAGTTatcgattttaattttattagatcCATTAACTTCAACAGAAACAGTATTTGTTAGTTCATTTTCTCTAGCAGTAAACGGTATTTGAACATCGGTATTTATCGTGTCATTTTCTGAATATTCCAATTCTTCGGCCATCTTTGTCAACAGCTCGTTTTCTTTTTCACACTGCAAATCAATTTCGGACATATTTATCATATCCGACTCTTCATCTTTATCCATTCTATCTGCATCGATACTTATCAATTTCTTAATCGGCTTTAATCTTAACGGTGTATCTTTACGTCCGAACATTCCTCTCGAGACAAACTTATTAGTCTTTTGCACAGAATCATTAGACGTAATCTCATATCCCATTTCCTTTGAAACTGGAGGATCTGCGAAACTTACTCTTTTTCTCTGTAATCAAATATAAGTTATTGTACTGAAAACATATGTCAAATACAAAAttgtttgtattaaaaattaatttaaaaactacaaTTCAATAACAAcagtatttaaattaaaattacatctactataactttgtaattacttaaaaaactaattaaatagaaaaatgtttaattgttaACTAAACAAATGTTTTGTTAAacaaatttgttaaacaaaTACTGAGCTATGAAAGAGTAGTTACTTTCTTtgcataaataaaagaaaagaaattgtatacatataacatttgataataatttcaaaaatattgtatgTAAACTACTTTGACGTTGAcactataaattttatttaaattaagtaTGTAACAAATTACCTTGCTTGGCGTTGTGCTCTCCGGATCAGGTTCTGGCATAGATTGTCGTCGTTTAAGTATACTAACACTTGGAGAAGCTGTCAGCGAAGGTGGATTTGCACTTGACCATTCTAAAATTGGCAATTCATCCATTTCGACCGTAGTCTCTTCGCCCTTTTCAGCTTGTGCGTCCGTGTGTATCGATATATACTCCGTCGATTTATCTGCTTTCGGAAATATCTTTTCCCCgtcatttttcaaattagaaaataatttaattggaGGCGATGGACAATAATCTGACGATTTCATATTATTGAAGATCTTCTCCTGTCTACTACTACATGTTACTTTGTCAACGTCTTTAAGCGTGAACTTCTTGCTGGGTGTTTCATTATCAGTAtcttttagtttaatttttttaagcaCAGACTCATCGTCTATTGTTATAATCTGGCACCCAGCTTCTATTCTTGCCTGCTTCGTTACTAATCCCAACATGTGAGCTGCACGACCCTGTCCTGAGTAAGTTTTGAATTTCAGCTGACCTTTTGCATTAGTTTTGGGTGATGTAAACTCAATGACAGTTTTAAACGATGAACCTTCACTAGATTTTTGTGTTTCGGTTGCATCTTGTTTTTCATTACCTGAACTTTTTTCAGGAACAGGAGTTGAAACATTTAATTCATTTACCTTGACACTGCTGGTTTCTTCAGGTTCCTTAACATTACTTTTGGAAACCTCAGTACTTGCATTGTCACaattgtttgaaacattttctaCCTTTTTATCTTCAGCACACACAGCTTCCTCAACGCTATTCACTTTAACAGCACTAGGTTTCTCATTAGATTTCTTTTCTAATTCTGACACTTGCTGAGAACTTTCTATTATGTCCTCCATGTCATCTTGGGTTTCAAATTGTTCTGCAGCTGGTTTATCGTTTTGGTCATTCAAAATAActtcttcttttatttcaaCCAGTTGTTCACTCGTCTCAACTGTAGCTTGCTTTTCATCTGATGGATTTTCAGTAGGTACAGCTTCAGTTTTATCAGGTTCTTCAGTATCAGGCAAAGTGACATTAGGATCTGATGTACTAGTCGCCGGTTTCTCTGGGGTATTTTCGCCTTTATCAATCTTTATTTTATGCACCTTATCCAGCGAATTTCTCTTTCTTCGGAAAGTACTTTTTGTATCTTCAATTTTCTTCAATTCACTATTCCTATCTAACCTCTTCACTTTTCTTCTGCCTCTGCCTCGACCACCTCTATTTTCTATCTTTCTAGGTTTTTTGTCATCTTCTTTGTCACCTTTAGATCGTCGGCTATTTGGCAGAGGACTGTCAAATACCATATTTATACGTAGTCGAGATATTTCGTTTTTCGTACGTTGACTCACATTCCTCTTCTCGTTTATTTCTTCCCCGCGTAGAGCCGTATTAGTAGTATCACTTTCCGTAGATTTGCAACTGTCAGTGTCGCTACTAATTTCTGGTATACTAGTTTTCCTTCGTTGCCGTAAACTACTTTTTTCACTCTCGCTATCTGAAGCTGATTTACGTTTGACACCTCTTTTCTCGCTTTTAAGCGATTTATTTTCCATATCGTCTAATGCGTTTTGTTTGTTATCTGCATCAGACTTACACTGCACTGTTTTCATTCGTAACCTTGTTTGTAAAGTTTGATTAGGGCTTGGCTGTTCTGATTGACTACTAACGATTtcgtctaatttttgcgaaacgcACGGTTTACTTGGACGCTCATGTCGTTTACCACTTTTCAACATAGACGGGGATAAAGTGCCACTATCTTTACCCGCAGGAGATTCCTCTtgagtattaaaattaaaagtatttatttcaCAGTCTTTTGTAGTGTTGGCTTCTAAATCTTCGTTAGCTTCTTTTGTTCCTTTTGTTTCGTCTTCTAATGAGTTTTCGCCACTGTTTACATCACCGTTTACTTGCGCAGACTCTGATGACGCGATCTGTCCATCAGTTTCCGCTGATTTTGTATCAGTCTCAACAGCCTCTTTAACCGTTTGTGACTTaacttcaacttcattttctttatttgctTCGTTGTCCGCTATTTTTTCAGTCAAAACATTATCATTTTTGTCAGGTTCTGTCTCCATACTCTCTGCAGCTTTATTTTTCCTGTTAAACCATTCTTGTAAATTCTGCGTATCTTGCGAGCAGGATTGTGACAGGTCATTGTATAACGCTGGGATATCTTCCCGCTTGCGTTTTAAAGATTCCTTCTGATGTTCTGTTAAACGATCAACGTCAAATTTAAAGTCCGTCTTAATAAAAACGTAATCCTCGATTTCTTTAGGTGCGTCTTTTGGGCTACCGGGTTCTTCTAAGCACGTATCATCTGCTTTCTCGTTTTGTGTTTCTTCAATGATATCATTCGTTTTTGTTGGAACGTCAGAcgtgattaatttaatttcattttctgtCTTCTCTATTTCTTCTAATATTAATTTGGTACTACTGTTCAATATATCTTTCAGTTCAAACAGAGACATTGTTTGCTCTCGTACATCGACATTCGGATGATTCAAAGCTagagtaattatttttttataacaagAAATGAGGTTCTGATCACATAATTTACCGAGTCCTTTGAGGATACTGATTATAGACTCCCACGTGCTTGCTATCtgtaaataaagaattaaatattatagcATTCcgcaattattttcattataaataaaatgaagtatttaaaatataagcatatataCCTCGCCATATAATGCCTCTATTTCAGTTGCTAGCATAAGTTCAATTGCTGGTTGACAAGCTAGCAAATATGGTACTATTTTTTTTAGACTGTGCCcataaattgtaataagtacTGCTGACAAAGCTTTGAGAGCAGCATCAGATTCCTTAATAAGTTGGttagatagaaaataaattacaagacTCACAAGCAGATTCATAACAGCAGGAACTTCTGTATGtgctgaaatattatttaaaatttgaatacttcCTTTTcatactaatattaatattttctgttgACGTACCTAGTAGAAGTTTGTAGTCAATAGAACTTAGCAAATTATCCAAAGAACTTATAATAAGATGATAAGACTTTTCATTTTTCACCAAACAACGTTGCATGGTGGTCGCAATGTTCATTAAAATCTCATTAGTTTTTATGCTTTCTATGAGATCTACTCGCATTTCCAAATGTTTACATAAACGTTTCCAAGTTTTCGTTACTTCTTGTATCTGGTAGAAGTATAAAGACTAAGTTAAAGACGTTTATAATTATAGTAGTTACAGGCGTatactttatattaaaaaattaacctgGTTCTGGTCCTCTATGCACATGTACATGAATGGGA
Protein-coding regions in this window:
- the LOC100880674 gene encoding uncharacterized protein LOC100880674 isoform X2; amino-acid sequence: MASNMQSFQRMLKMLRENSSSREKREALTYIRSNSKKLQSAGIVKEEQCKELCKLVIEAFANGNNDVQNEAYGTLNVIIQDFKEHTLNLFEVMSQINEKNRLKILKLLEIIEDNAISMIANDPHAVQFFTDCMSTIQTNKMPWIASTACVDNLKALIDAENKPLSDDQRLEEETVNYCIILLRRLYKLAAITSDTNVEKFDALLLDKVMLLAYMGHKRQRGAALKLLQQSLATNILSHIRTKLANAWVQYKSALQTTYCKRMLLLVSACELDWAIQWNISIQFLGVDLHKGAGLINDLLSIEEKAFKSTDTITRRQAFLSWKLLVDNFALDPQELATARRIKLLCIPLSAKNSKTELIAITKLEVWWHVIIKLYKDIVKFVNPVLTQFLNFCFGPLGDTPLLSSKCDIIVSPGKRFYKTKVIAVDALCQLLVTKQLNHNVFSPILEERLPHSMTDAVFQECYKSIIHSVGEALLVLSQLTDAEMKNRYQLGKILWTNLINYVQESKMENKENMYKDIITVIAELANYAESKAMIRQLILDIILFEITDLSKEFNLKEDILSVLLFKLLQISILSRAEKEHYNAIKSLLRHCIKSSKENVYYPHAFKCLKEMYHKLHTLQNGQCKNESVIRELWVVLVDVLISYMDDLQEINEGTTTQHNLTTVESIVMFPFMYMCIEDQNQIQEVTKTWKRLCKHLEMRVDLIESIKTNEILMNIATTMQRCLVKNEKSYHLIISSLDNLLSSIDYKLLLAHTEVPAVMNLLVSLVIYFLSNQLIKESDAALKALSAVLITIYGHSLKKIVPYLLACQPAIELMLATEIEALYGEIASTWESIISILKGLGKLCDQNLISCYKKIITLALNHPNVDVREQTMSLFELKDILNSSTKLILEEIEKTENEIKLITSDVPTKTNDIIEETQNEKADDTCLEEPGSPKDAPKEIEDYVFIKTDFKFDVDRLTEHQKESLKRKREDIPALYNDLSQSCSQDTQNLQEWFNRKNKAAESMETEPDKNDNVLTEKIADNEANKENEVEVKSQTVKEAVETDTKSAETDGQIASSESAQVNGDVNSGENSLEDETKGTKEANEDLEANTTKDCEINTFNFNTQEESPAGKDSGTLSPSMLKSGKRHERPSKPCVSQKLDEIVSSQSEQPSPNQTLQTRLRMKTVQCKSDADNKQNALDDMENKSLKSEKRGVKRKSASDSESEKSSLRQRRKTSIPEISSDTDSCKSTESDTTNTALRGEEINEKRNVSQRTKNEISRLRINMVFDSPLPNSRRSKGDKEDDKKPRKIENRGGRGRGRRKVKRLDRNSELKKIEDTKSTFRRKRNSLDKVHKIKIDKGENTPEKPATSTSDPNVTLPDTEEPDKTEAVPTENPSDEKQATVETSEQLVEIKEEVILNDQNDKPAAEQFETQDDMEDIIESSQQVSELEKKSNEKPSAVKVNSVEEAVCAEDKKVENVSNNCDNASTEVSKSNVKEPEETSSVKVNELNVSTPVPEKSSGNEKQDATETQKSSEGSSFKTVIEFTSPKTNAKGQLKFKTYSGQGRAAHMLGLVTKQARIEAGCQIITIDDESVLKKIKLKDTDNETPSKKFTLKDVDKVTCSSRQEKIFNNMKSSDYCPSPPIKLFSNLKNDGEKIFPKADKSTEYISIHTDAQAEKGEETTVEMDELPILEWSSANPPSLTASPSVSILKRRQSMPEPDPESTTPSKRKRVSFADPPVSKEMGYEITSNDSVQKTNKFVSRGMFGRKDTPLRLKPIKKLISIDADRMDKDEESDMINMSEIDLQCEKENELLTKMAEELEYSENDTINTDVQIPFTARENELTNTVSVEVNGSNKIKIDNLNTEFEISQDSTFSKNAISTSVNKVEKNKVNQVLDASGSSNVSLEKTELNESVTQDDIFNGTDVKHNITENSVDSSLNDTQNISIQNSSLGSLKLNASKESITNRSLDGYTNAENLEDTLDAENLTRLNSSVNSDEIFCGNLIRTSTQTADNIQEQDTLPVTDSVFGSLPLSQDSQSTSEYHVKTPNPESLNSVHPIYPTLILCHESISSIVQHLTNPLWVSYKSVLGGKSSSVSVSAQNSSHVVAKPMITLPISSVVSAVALEPLGNLSFAATSGASVGSSAKPTETCTANNSVCSHKPEVQKTTRSVAAQMALEDLLDEIDVNLVLESAVRRCTPERILLQYKNKMKHIPQIELEKETIRMLGAENVKNCTEVTLKAACRACGVNKVLLRLPDIFSSDKQFFIKVLNAYKKKIQVSDCLDILDFAEVKDAICKKCTSSELAEMLSKKLKDEEQEGIREPMTELSSLNAMLKRMPMDLIISHTVANEELIPSRVVLDIALQNNSTNDIAQALECQSSLVTKDVFEKLWSSQFAIKHIEQLNSKQDLLKLFKAISLKLSQQDLLQAFYESMSAKVMINQEKI
- the LOC100880674 gene encoding uncharacterized protein LOC100880674 isoform X1; protein product: MASNMQSFQRMLKMLRENSSSREKREALTYIRSNSKKLQSAGIVKEEQCKELCKLVIEAFANGNNDVQNEAYGTLNVIIQDFKEHTLNLFEVMSQINEKNRLKILKLLEIIEDNAISMIANDPHAVQFFTDCMSTIQTNKMPWIASTACVDNLKALIDAENKPLSDDQRLEEETVNYCIILLRRLYKLAAITSDTNVEKFDALLLDKVMLLAYMGHKRQRGAALKLLQQSLATNILSHIRTKLANAWVQYKSALQTTYCKRMLLLVSACELDWAIQWNISIQFLGVDLHKGAGLINDLLSIEEKAFKSTDTITRRQAFLSWKLLVDNFALDPQELATARRIKLLCIPLSAKNSKTELIAITKLEVWWHVIIKLYKDIVKFVNPVLTQFLNFCFGPLGDTPLLSSKCDIIVSPGKRFYKTKVIAVDALCQLLVTKQLNHNVFSPILEERLPHSMTDAVFQECYKSIIHSVGEALLVLSQLTDAEMKNRYQLGKILWTNLINYVQESKMENKENMYKDIITVIAELANYAESKAMIRQLILDIILFEITDLSKEFNLKEDILSVLLFKLLQISILSRAEKEHYNAIKSLLRHCIKSSKENVYYPHAFKCLKEMYHKLHTLQNGQCKNESVIRELWVVLVDVLISYMDDLQEINEGTTTQHNLTTVESIVMFPFMYMCIEDQNQIQEVTKTWKRLCKHLEMRVDLIESIKTNEILMNIATTMQRCLVKNEKSYHLIISSLDNLLSSIDYKLLLAHTEVPAVMNLLVSLVIYFLSNQLIKESDAALKALSAVLITIYGHSLKKIVPYLLACQPAIELMLATEIEALYGEIASTWESIISILKGLGKLCDQNLISCYKKIITLALNHPNVDVREQTMSLFELKDILNSSTKLILEEIEKTENEIKLITSDVPTKTNDIIEETQNEKADDTCLEEPGSPKDAPKEIEDYVFIKTDFKFDVDRLTEHQKESLKRKREDIPALYNDLSQSCSQDTQNLQEWFNRKNKAAESMETEPDKNDNVLTEKIADNEANKENEVEVKSQTVKEAVETDTKSAETDGQIASSESAQVNGDVNSGENSLEDETKGTKEANEDLEANTTKDCEINTFNFNTQEESPAGKDSGTLSPSMLKSGKRHERPSKPCVSQKLDEIVSSQSEQPSPNQTLQTRLRMKTVQCKSDADNKQNALDDMENKSLKSEKRGVKRKSASDSESEKSSLRQRRKTSIPEISSDTDSCKSTESDTTNTALRGEEINEKRNVSQRTKNEISRLRINMVFDSPLPNSRRSKGDKEDDKKPRKIENRGGRGRGRRKVKRLDRNSELKKIEDTKSTFRRKRNSLDKVHKIKIDKGENTPEKPATSTSDPNVTLPDTEEPDKTEAVPTENPSDEKQATVETSEQLVEIKEEVILNDQNDKPAAEQFETQDDMEDIIESSQQVSELEKKSNEKPSAVKVNSVEEAVCAEDKKVENVSNNCDNASTEVSKSNVKEPEETSSVKVNELNVSTPVPEKSSGNEKQDATETQKSSEGSSFKTVIEFTSPKTNAKGQLKFKTYSGQGRAAHMLGLVTKQARIEAGCQIITIDDESVLKKIKLKDTDNETPSKKFTLKDVDKVTCSSRQEKIFNNMKSSDYCPSPPIKLFSNLKNDGEKIFPKADKSTEYISIHTDAQAEKGEETTVEMDELPILEWSSANPPSLTASPSVSILKRRQSMPEPDPESTTPSKRKRVSFADPPVSKEMGYEITSNDSVQKTNKFVSRGMFGRKDTPLRLKPIKKLISIDADRMDKDEESDMINMSEIDLQCEKENELLTKMAEELEYSENDTINTDVQIPFTARENELTNTVSVEVNGSNKIKIDNLNTEFEISQDSTFSKNAISTSVNKVEKNKVNQVLDASGSSNVSLEKTELNESVTQDDIFNGTDVKHNITENSVDSSLNDTQNISIQNSSLGSLKLNASKESITNRSLDGYTNAENLEDTLDAENLTRLNSSVNSDEIFCGNLIRTSTQTADNIQEQDTLPVTDSVFGSLPLSQDSQSTSEYHVKTPNPESLNSVHPIYPTLILCHESISSIVQHLTNPLWVRHLTAYFASRNIVTVGDLARLSEREINRIPVKGSSKIELVKNVLKSFEKTYVAKETRKNVENSNVSPSVNINTPPVSIENVVPQNQSQAIPESIQNKFIDQFSQPGSCKVSSSPIITDKKTSEISKKMSESILDESLNVPAIDVSSIYSQVSYKSVLGGKSSSVSVSAQNSSHVVAKPMITLPISSVVSAVALEPLGNLSFAATSGASVGSSAKPTETCTANNSVCSHKPEVQKTTRSVAAQMALEDLLDEIDVNLVLESAVRRCTPERILLQYKNKMKHIPQIELEKETIRMLGAENVKNCTEVTLKAACRACGVNKVLLRLPDIFSSDKQFFIKVLNAYKKKIQVSDCLDILDFAEVKDAICKKCTSSELAEMLSKKLKDEEQEGIREPMTELSSLNAMLKRMPMDLIISHTVANEELIPSRVVLDIALQNNSTNDIAQALECQSSLVTKDVFEKLWSSQFAIKHIEQLNSKQDLLKLFKAISLKLSQQDLLQAFYESMSAKVMINQEKI